One window of the Ictidomys tridecemlineatus isolate mIctTri1 chromosome 11, mIctTri1.hap1, whole genome shotgun sequence genome contains the following:
- the Psma5 gene encoding proteasome subunit alpha type-5 isoform X2, with protein MEPSSIEKIVEIDAHIGCAMSGLIADAKTLIDKARVETQNHWFTYNETMTVESVTQAVSNLALQFGEEDADPGAMSRPFGVALLFGGVDEKGPQLFHMDPSGTFVQCDARAIGSASEGAQSSLQEVYHKSMTLKEAIKSSLIILKQVMEEKLNATNIELATVQPGQNFHMFTKEELEEVIKDI; from the exons TTGTAGAGATTGATGCCCATATAG GTTGTGCCATGAGTGGGCTAATTGCTGATGCTAAGACTTTAATCGATAAGGCCAGAGTGGAGACACAG AACCATTGGTTTACCTACAATGAGACAATGACGGTAGAGAGTGTGACCCAGGCTGTGTCCAATCTGGCCCTGCAGTTTGGAGAAGAAGATGCAGATCCAGGTGCCATG TCTCGTCCCTTTGGAGTAGCACTGTTGTTTGGAGGAGTTGATGAGAAAGGACCCCAGCT GTTTCATATGGACCCATCTGGAACTTTTGTACAATGTGATGCTCGAGCAATTGGCTCTGCTTCAGAGGGTGCCCAGAGCTCCTTGCAAGAAGTTTACCACAAG TCTATGACACTGAAAGAAGCCATCAAATCTTCACTCATCATCCTTAAACAAGTAATGGAGGAGAAGCTGAATGCAACTAACATAGag cTAGCCACTGTGCAGCCTGGCCAGAATTTCCACATGTTCACAAAGGAAGAACTCGAAGAGGTTATCAAGGACATTTAA